Proteins encoded by one window of Torulaspora delbrueckii CBS 1146 chromosome 2, complete genome:
- the ARP1 gene encoding actin-related protein 1 (similar to Saccharomyces cerevisiae ARP1 (YHR129C); ancestral locus Anc_2.117): MIDEIPLYNQPVVIDNGSAVVKAGFCGEEKPRCMEYSLIGDANYNKIMVGGLECDSFVGNKAQRLRGLLKLKHPMERGVVSDWDDMELLWSHILFDSLQLTSGMEHPLLITEAPLNPESNKEKMLEVFFETFNIPAICVSIPGVLSLYASGRTTGCVVDCGEGYCSSVPVCEGYTLASSIKRINLGGIDVTKQLQFQLRKESGVWLFSSGERELVRTMKEKSCYVSLNQLKDEEKFTFEPGKMNTNFKLPDGNMLTLSKSRFRAPEILFQPQIIASEEPSLPEMCLQSILSVDVELRPRLMSRITLSGGTTMFRGFGDRFLQELQISTCKKSNIRILAPPERKYTAWIGGSMLAGLTTFRKMLTTKSDWREHH, from the coding sequence GATAATGGTTCGGCAGTTGTTAAAGCAGGCTTTTGTGGTGAAGAGAAGCCTAGATGTATGGAATATTCGCTGATTGGAGATGCCAACTATAATAAAATAATGGTGGGAGGTTTGGAGTGTGATAGTTTCGTTGGTAATAAAGCACAACGTCTACGGGgtcttttgaagttgaaacaTCCGATGGAGCGCGGAGTAGTTTCGGACTGGGACGACATGGAGCTCCTCTGGTCACATATTTTGTTCGATTCTTTACAGTTGACAAGTGGCATGGAACATCCTCTTCTGATAACAGAAGCACCTCTCAACCCAGAGtccaacaaagaaaaaatgCTCGAAGTATTCTTTGAGACATTCAACATTCCAGCAATTTGCGTTTCCATCCCAGGGGTTTTATCACTCTATGCTAGTGGTAGGACGACGGGGTGCGTTGTTGATTGCGGCGAAGGTTACTGTAGCTCAGTGCCTGTTTGCGAGGGCTATACGTtagcttcatcaataaagaGGATCAACCTTGGAGGCATAGATGTTACTAAGCAGTTGCAATTTCAGTTGAGAAAGGAATCCGGAGTGTGGTTGTTTTCCAGTGGTGAGAGAGAGTTAGTTAGAACtatgaaagaaaagagtTGTTACGTGAGCTTAAACCAATTAAAGGacgaagaaaaattcactTTTGAACCTGGCAAGATGAACACTAATTTCAAATTACCAGACGGCAATATGCTCACGCTGAGTAAGAGCAGATTTAGAGCTCCAGAAATCCTCTTCCAACCCCAAATTATTGCGTCAGAAGAACCTAGTTTACCAGAAATGTGCCTTCAAAGTATTTTAAGTGTTGATGTCGAACTGCGACCCCGGCTAATGTCGAGGATAACCTTAAGCGGAGGTACGACCATGTTCCGTGGCTTTGGAGatagatttcttcaagaattacaGATATCAACATGCAAAAAATCAAACATCAGGATACTGGCGCCTCCCGAGCGGAAATACACTGCATGGATCGGCGGATCCATGCTGGCTGGCTTGACAACCTTTCGTAAGATGTTAACAACTAAATCGGATTGGCGTGAACATCACTAA
- the FUR1 gene encoding uracil phosphoribosyltransferase (similar to Saccharomyces cerevisiae FUR1 (YHR128W); ancestral locus Anc_2.118) encodes MSTEPFKNVRLLPQTNQLLGLYTIIRDKNTARPNFVFYADRIIRLLVEEGLNYLPVQSAEVETITGEKFEGCDFLGKICGVSIVRAGESMEQGLRDCCRSVRIGKILIQRDEETAQPKLFFEKLPADIANRFVFLLDPMLATGGSAIMATDVLIKRGVKPERIIFLNLVCSKDGVDKYHAAFPDVKIVTGAIDKGLDDNKYLRPGLGDFGDRYYCM; translated from the coding sequence ATGTCTACTGAACCTTTCAAGAACGTGCGCTTGCTACCACAGACCAACCAATTGCTAGGTCTTTACACGATAATCAGAGATAAGAATACCGCTAGGCCAAACTTTGTCTTTTATGCTGATAGAATCATCAGACTATTAGTCGAAGAAGGTTTGAACTACTTACCAGTCCAATCTGCAGAGGTCGAGACTATTACTGGGGAAAAGTTCGAAGGTTGCGACTTCCTGGGGAAAATCTGCGGTGTGTCCATTGTCAGAGCTGGTGAGTCCATGGAACAAGGACTTAGAGACTGCTGTAGATCTGTCAGAATTGGTAAGATCTTGATCCAAAGAGACGAAGAAACTGCTCAACCTAAGTtgttttttgaaaaattgccAGCGGACATCGCTAATAGATTTGTGTTCTTATTGGATCCTATGTTGGCCACTGGTGGTAGCGCAATCATGGCTACTGATGTCTTGATCAAGAGAGGTGTCAAGCCAGAAaggatcatcttcttgaacctGGTCTGTAGCAAGGATGGTGTCGATAAGTACCACGCTGCTTTCCCTGACGTCAAAATCGTCACCGGTGCTATCGACAAGGGATTGGACGATAACAAGTATCTGAGACCAGGTCTTGGAGATTTTGGCGACAGATACTATTGCATGTAA
- the LSM7 gene encoding Sm-like protein LSM7 (similar to Saccharomyces cerevisiae LSM7 (YNL147W); ancestral locus Anc_2.119), whose translation MNESKRTQQDTQQPQQQRRKFEGPKREAILDLAKYKDSKVRVKLMGGRLVTGILKGYDQLMNLVLDETLEYMRDPEDPSVILKDKTRELGLIVIRGTVLLSLSPCDGSEVIYVQEAD comes from the exons ATG AATGAAAGTAAACGTACACAACAGGACACGCAGCAACCGCAGCAGCAGAGAAGGAAGTTTGAGGGTCCAAAGAGAGAGGCTATTCTTGATTTGGCCAAGTACAAGGACAGCAAAGTCCGTGTGAAATTGATGGGCGGAAGATTGGTGACGGGAATCTTGAAGGGCtatgatcaattgatgaacCTAGTGCTAGACGAAACTTTGGAGTATATGAGAGATCCAGAAGATCCTTCCGTCATACTGAAGGACAAGACAAGAGAGCTTGGTTTGATCGTTATTAGAGGTACAGTTCTTCTCTCCTTAAGTCCCTGCGACGGCTCTGAGGTTATCTACGTTCAGGAGGCAGACTGA